A stretch of Mucilaginibacter terrae DNA encodes these proteins:
- the thrA gene encoding bifunctional aspartate kinase/homoserine dehydrogenase I, with amino-acid sequence MKVLKFGGTSVGTAQSIGAVMDIVKQEHQNGEGLVVVLSAMSGVTNLLVDMAERAATGNDFSKHLAALEIRHFEVVKQLLDIPQQNPVYTRLKIYFNQLEDLLQGVMVLKELTPKTRDLILSYGERCSTLLISRMALQHFNDAVYVDASEVVKTDNSFGQARVNTELTDLLIRGLATENEGKVLFVTGFIASNEAGQVTTLGRGGSDYTAAIFASALNASEIQIWTDVNGMMTADPRMVKKAFSLPELTYTEAMELSYFGAKVIYPPTMTPAFLKRIPIVIKNTFDTAFEGTVIKHNCQDSNLPIKGISSIDHISIINLEGSGMVGKAGFSGRLFSLLAREQINVMLITQSSSEHSITFAVQPKDAERACRLMEQEFELELGAQKLEVPVIEADLAVLAIVGENMRKTPGMSGRLFHALGRNGVNVRAIAQGSSEYNISVIISATDLAKAVNAVHDAFFIQFNKTLNVFCLGTGNIGKTLFEQLQKHREFLQEHNSIQVKIAGISNTRKMRFSVDGLDLTDWHADLDAYGEQADLTEFVARMKEMNLPNCVFIDNTASPQPIAFYEGIFKSTISIVTCNKIGNSGSYSQYETFRDTARKHGVDFFYETNVGAGLPIIRTLKDLMVSGDRVQKIEAILSGTISFIFNNFKGNANFHDVVKTAQEKGFTEPDPRDDLSGKDFMRKILILARDAGHKMEAEDVDIENMLPQACLDARTVTEFYAALKANAAYFNKLKQDAEASGKVLRYIGKLEDGKASITLQMVDETHPFYSMSGSDNIIAFTTDRYKERPMVVKGPGAGAEVTAAGVFADLINVGAN; translated from the coding sequence ATGAAAGTTTTAAAATTCGGAGGAACATCGGTAGGTACGGCACAAAGTATTGGCGCTGTAATGGACATTGTTAAACAAGAACATCAAAACGGCGAAGGCCTGGTGGTGGTTTTATCGGCCATGAGCGGGGTAACCAACCTGTTGGTTGATATGGCCGAACGCGCCGCCACTGGGAACGATTTTTCGAAGCACCTGGCTGCTTTAGAAATTCGTCATTTTGAGGTGGTTAAACAACTGTTGGATATTCCGCAGCAAAACCCGGTTTACACCCGCCTTAAAATTTACTTTAACCAGCTGGAAGACCTGTTGCAGGGTGTAATGGTGCTCAAAGAGCTTACTCCAAAAACCCGCGACCTTATCCTCAGCTATGGCGAGCGTTGCTCAACCCTGCTCATTAGCCGCATGGCCTTACAGCATTTTAATGATGCCGTTTATGTAGATGCCAGCGAGGTGGTAAAAACCGACAACAGCTTTGGTCAAGCCCGTGTAAATACCGAGTTAACCGATCTGCTTATCCGTGGTTTGGCTACTGAAAACGAGGGCAAAGTATTGTTTGTAACCGGCTTTATTGCCAGTAATGAGGCCGGCCAGGTAACCACCCTTGGCCGTGGCGGGAGCGATTACACCGCCGCCATATTTGCATCGGCATTAAACGCCAGCGAAATCCAGATATGGACCGACGTAAACGGTATGATGACCGCCGATCCGCGTATGGTTAAAAAGGCTTTCTCATTGCCCGAACTTACTTATACCGAGGCTATGGAGCTTTCATACTTCGGCGCAAAGGTAATTTATCCGCCAACCATGACCCCGGCGTTTCTCAAACGCATCCCTATTGTCATAAAAAACACTTTCGATACTGCTTTTGAAGGCACCGTAATTAAGCATAACTGCCAGGATTCAAACCTGCCTATCAAAGGTATATCGTCTATCGATCATATCAGCATCATCAACCTTGAGGGTAGCGGCATGGTGGGCAAGGCTGGCTTTAGCGGTCGTTTGTTCTCATTGCTGGCCCGCGAGCAAATCAATGTAATGCTCATCACTCAATCATCTTCCGAGCATAGCATCACCTTCGCTGTTCAGCCTAAAGATGCCGAAAGGGCATGCCGCTTAATGGAGCAGGAATTTGAACTTGAGCTGGGTGCACAAAAACTGGAAGTTCCGGTTATAGAAGCCGATTTAGCCGTACTGGCCATAGTGGGCGAAAACATGCGCAAAACTCCGGGTATGTCGGGCAGGTTGTTCCATGCGTTAGGCCGTAACGGTGTAAACGTAAGGGCAATTGCGCAAGGTTCATCAGAGTATAATATTTCGGTTATCATTTCGGCTACCGATTTAGCTAAAGCGGTAAATGCCGTGCACGATGCCTTTTTTATCCAATTTAATAAAACGCTTAACGTGTTTTGCCTGGGTACCGGTAATATTGGCAAAACACTGTTTGAGCAATTACAAAAGCACCGCGAATTTTTACAGGAGCATAACAGCATACAGGTTAAAATTGCAGGCATAAGCAACACACGCAAAATGCGTTTTAGCGTTGATGGCCTGGACTTAACCGACTGGCACGCCGACCTTGACGCCTATGGCGAACAGGCCGACCTGACCGAGTTTGTGGCCCGCATGAAAGAAATGAACTTACCAAACTGTGTGTTTATTGACAATACTGCAAGTCCGCAACCAATAGCTTTTTACGAAGGCATATTCAAATCCACTATATCCATTGTTACCTGTAACAAGATCGGCAACTCGGGTTCATACAGCCAGTATGAAACATTCAGGGATACCGCCCGCAAGCATGGGGTTGATTTCTTCTACGAAACCAACGTGGGTGCAGGTCTGCCAATCATCCGTACCTTAAAAGATTTAATGGTAAGCGGCGACCGTGTGCAAAAGATAGAGGCCATATTATCGGGTACTATTTCGTTCATCTTTAACAACTTTAAAGGCAACGCTAACTTCCATGACGTAGTTAAAACCGCCCAGGAAAAAGGCTTTACCGAACCTGACCCGCGCGATGATTTGAGCGGCAAAGACTTTATGCGTAAGATATTGATCCTGGCGCGCGATGCCGGTCATAAAATGGAAGCCGAGGATGTAGACATAGAGAATATGCTGCCGCAAGCTTGTTTAGATGCCCGCACCGTAACCGAGTTTTACGCTGCACTAAAAGCTAATGCAGCCTACTTTAATAAACTGAAACAGGACGCTGAAGCGAGTGGCAAAGTATTGCGTTATATAGGTAAACTGGAAGATGGTAAAGCATCCATCACCCTGCAAATGGTTGATGAAACGCATCCGTTCTACAGCATGTCGGGCAGTGACAACATCATTGCCTTTACCACTGATCGTTACAAAGAG
- a CDS encoding DinB family protein — MNDIEMLLKQSGDAYKWIDKLISSVPYEQWDATPDVVESNISWQVGHLIISYYFHSVMVIKGHRSNILQKLPLKEYDKLFIDGAPIAVAGKISPADLHSQLKFISSASLEIISSLRPEELEEMLADTTTPHPVAKNKFEALDWNIKHTMWHCGQIAILKRITNNRFDFELKRQRQ, encoded by the coding sequence ATGAATGATATCGAAATGCTTTTAAAGCAGTCAGGCGATGCCTATAAATGGATTGATAAACTTATCAGTTCTGTTCCTTATGAGCAATGGGATGCAACCCCGGATGTTGTTGAATCAAACATTAGCTGGCAGGTGGGGCACCTGATAATAAGCTATTACTTTCACTCGGTCATGGTGATCAAGGGTCACCGGTCAAATATCCTCCAGAAATTGCCATTAAAAGAATATGACAAATTATTTATTGATGGTGCACCGATTGCTGTGGCAGGTAAAATAAGCCCTGCGGACCTTCACTCGCAGCTAAAGTTTATCAGCAGTGCATCATTAGAAATCATCAGCAGCTTGCGACCAGAAGAATTGGAGGAAATGCTTGCCGATACCACAACCCCTCACCCTGTCGCCAAAAACAAGTTTGAGGCATTGGATTGGAACATCAAACATACCATGTGGCATTGTGGGCAGATTGCTATATTAAAACGTATTACCAATAATCGGTTCGATTTTGAACTTAAAAGACAAAGGCAGTGA
- a CDS encoding Crp/Fnr family transcriptional regulator, with amino-acid sequence MQDISSHICQAFGISIQDANVFLAAFKMTELKKNEVFISEGKICNKIGLIKKGLMKCVFKKDGKDVIFEFAYENSFVSDYYSFVTHTPSVKDIICLENTVVYIIDRQQLETLGRTHSFIEGMSRKTNEYLFLKMHDRLRSMMMDTAAERYIRLIKERPDLANRIPQYLLASYLNVQPETVSRIRSKIA; translated from the coding sequence ATGCAAGACATTAGTAGTCATATTTGTCAGGCTTTCGGTATCAGCATACAAGACGCTAATGTTTTCCTTGCTGCTTTCAAGATGACCGAGCTTAAAAAAAACGAGGTCTTTATTTCCGAAGGAAAAATATGCAATAAGATAGGGCTGATTAAAAAAGGGCTGATGAAATGCGTATTTAAAAAAGACGGAAAGGATGTGATATTTGAGTTTGCCTACGAAAACAGTTTTGTATCGGACTACTATAGTTTTGTAACCCATACTCCATCTGTTAAGGATATTATCTGTCTGGAGAATACTGTTGTTTATATTATAGACAGACAGCAACTTGAAACATTAGGCAGAACGCATTCGTTCATAGAAGGTATGAGCCGCAAGACCAATGAATACCTGTTTCTGAAAATGCACGACCGCTTAAGATCAATGATGATGGATACCGCTGCTGAACGCTATATTAGACTCATTAAGGAGCGTCCAGATCTTGCTAACCGTATTCCCCAATACCTGCTGGCCTCTTACCTCAATGTTCAACCGGAAACAGTAAGCCGTATCCGCAGTAAAATCGCTTAA
- the ligD gene encoding DNA ligase D, with protein MSLEKYEAKRDFKKTAEPKGGKSDNKELRFVIQRHHASRLHYDFRLELDGVLKSWAVPKGPSLNPGDKRLAMMVEDHPYDYQYFEGIIPNGEYGGGIVITWDKGTYQSLANDRKDDIKELRKGLKAGNLKFRLNGDILNGEFALVKLHNAEKEDDNAWLLIKHKDDYAVTKKFDSEAFVPDNIKVLKNNKDGKVKKLPKHKLLDVDLPKAKPVAKKKEAKATGAGEKEVGHRRYKPMLAKLEPEIFDDKDWLYEMKIDGYRALGYTGKDAALVSRNGIEFNSKYEKVFEDIKVLPKGAVLDGEIVVEDSRGRSVFQDLQNYDSSKNKHLLKYYVFDLLQLDGHDLRELPLIKRKELLKAFVGTFPKDTSIFYMEHTVGKGKDMLLKAQKQGWEGVIGKDMDSAYDCGRRSDRWLKFKIQKSQEAIICGFTEPKGSRKHLGSLVLGIQQGENIKYVGNCGTGFNTESLKDLYGKLEPLITDERPFEDKINYHGKVTWVKPELVCEVFYAEWTEEGSMRHPVFKGLRMDKEPDNVLQETPDKQLADEITVAYGRKKVKLTNQNKLYWKKEGISKGELLNYYREIAQYILPYLKDKALSMRRQPNGIDDPGFFQKDVDETHLPKWVKTEKLYSESNDKNINYIVGNDEATLLYVVNLGSIEINPWLSSYKKPDNPDYVVIDVDPHDVPFTEAVQVALKTKEVFDRMKLKTFIKTSGSKGLHIYCYLGAKYDYDFVKLFAEYAAQLVHAELPDITSIERSPAKRPNKTYIDFLQNRRGQTIAAPYSVRPKPGATVSTPLHWYEVNEKLSLADFTIYTLPERLKKIEDPWKDIHKNKADLKKALEYLKDKVDME; from the coding sequence ATGAGTTTAGAAAAGTACGAGGCCAAGCGCGATTTTAAAAAAACAGCCGAACCAAAGGGTGGCAAAAGCGATAACAAAGAGCTGCGTTTTGTAATACAGCGCCACCATGCCTCGCGCCTGCATTACGATTTTAGACTGGAACTGGATGGCGTGCTTAAAAGCTGGGCTGTGCCTAAGGGCCCCTCGCTCAACCCTGGCGATAAGCGTTTGGCCATGATGGTAGAAGATCACCCTTATGATTACCAGTATTTTGAAGGTATTATTCCCAACGGCGAATATGGGGGCGGCATTGTGATAACCTGGGATAAAGGCACCTATCAATCATTAGCCAACGACCGCAAGGATGATATCAAGGAATTGCGCAAAGGCTTAAAGGCAGGCAACCTCAAATTCAGGCTTAACGGCGATATTTTGAACGGCGAATTTGCGCTGGTAAAATTGCATAATGCCGAAAAAGAGGATGATAACGCATGGCTCCTCATCAAACACAAGGATGATTATGCCGTAACTAAAAAGTTCGATAGCGAGGCTTTTGTGCCTGATAATATTAAGGTGCTAAAGAATAATAAAGACGGCAAGGTAAAAAAACTACCCAAGCATAAATTATTGGATGTTGATTTGCCCAAGGCCAAACCAGTAGCCAAAAAGAAAGAAGCCAAGGCCACAGGTGCCGGAGAAAAAGAAGTTGGTCACCGCCGCTATAAACCCATGCTGGCCAAGCTGGAGCCCGAGATATTTGACGATAAAGACTGGTTGTACGAAATGAAGATCGACGGCTACCGGGCGTTGGGTTATACCGGTAAAGATGCCGCTTTAGTATCGCGCAATGGTATTGAGTTTAACAGCAAGTACGAAAAGGTTTTTGAAGACATTAAGGTACTGCCCAAGGGAGCGGTGTTAGACGGTGAAATTGTAGTGGAGGACAGTCGTGGTCGCAGTGTTTTCCAGGATCTGCAAAATTACGACAGCAGCAAAAACAAGCATTTGCTCAAATATTACGTGTTCGACCTGTTGCAATTGGATGGTCATGATTTGCGGGAGCTGCCGCTTATTAAACGCAAGGAACTGTTGAAAGCCTTTGTTGGCACCTTTCCTAAAGATACTTCCATTTTTTATATGGAACATACTGTTGGCAAAGGGAAGGATATGTTGTTGAAAGCCCAGAAACAGGGTTGGGAAGGGGTGATTGGCAAAGATATGGACAGTGCCTACGATTGCGGTCGCCGGTCAGACCGATGGTTGAAGTTCAAGATTCAAAAATCGCAGGAGGCCATTATTTGCGGCTTTACCGAACCTAAGGGGAGTAGGAAGCATTTGGGATCGCTGGTGCTGGGTATACAGCAGGGCGAGAATATTAAATACGTAGGCAACTGCGGTACTGGTTTTAACACCGAAAGCCTGAAAGACCTGTACGGCAAGCTCGAACCACTGATTACCGACGAGCGACCCTTTGAAGATAAGATAAATTACCATGGCAAAGTAACCTGGGTAAAACCCGAGTTGGTTTGCGAAGTGTTTTATGCCGAATGGACCGAAGAAGGCAGCATGCGGCACCCCGTTTTTAAAGGATTACGTATGGACAAAGAACCCGATAACGTGCTACAGGAAACACCCGATAAGCAACTGGCCGACGAAATCACCGTTGCCTATGGCCGCAAAAAGGTAAAGCTAACCAACCAAAACAAGCTCTACTGGAAAAAAGAAGGGATAAGCAAGGGCGAGCTTTTAAACTATTACCGCGAAATTGCGCAATATATATTGCCTTACCTGAAAGACAAAGCACTATCCATGCGTCGGCAGCCTAATGGTATCGACGACCCGGGCTTTTTCCAAAAAGATGTGGACGAAACCCATCTGCCCAAATGGGTAAAAACCGAAAAGTTGTACTCGGAAAGTAATGATAAAAACATCAACTACATTGTGGGCAATGATGAGGCGACACTTCTATATGTGGTGAACCTCGGCAGCATTGAGATAAACCCCTGGCTCAGCAGTTACAAAAAGCCCGATAACCCCGATTATGTGGTGATAGACGTTGACCCCCACGATGTGCCATTTACCGAGGCCGTACAGGTGGCCTTGAAAACCAAAGAAGTATTCGACCGCATGAAACTCAAAACTTTCATCAAAACATCGGGCTCAAAAGGCCTGCACATTTATTGTTACCTGGGCGCTAAATACGACTATGATTTTGTAAAGTTGTTTGCCGAATACGCCGCTCAACTGGTTCATGCCGAACTGCCCGACATTACCAGTATTGAACGCAGCCCGGCCAAGCGTCCCAACAAAACCTATATCGACTTTTTGCAAAACCGCCGTGGACAAACCATTGCCGCCCCGTATTCGGTACGGCCAAAGCCCGGCGCAACCGTATCAACCCCGCTGCATTGGTATGAGGTAAACGAAAAACTATCCCTAGCTGATTTTACTATTTATACCCTGCCAGAGCGCCTCAAAAAAATTGAAGACCCGTGGAAAGATATTCATAAAAATAAAGCCGATTTGAAAAAGGCGCTGGAATATTTAAAGGATAAAGTAGACATGGAATAA
- the ku gene encoding non-homologous end joining protein Ku, translating to MRSIWKGSIGFGLVNIPVKLFSAVQSSSLDLDMLDGRDHAKIRFLRVNENTHKEVPYDKIVRAYKLNDDYVVIEQRDFEDASPEKTKLIEIESFVEAKDINPMYYETSYYAEPDAKNSKAYNLLFQALKKTGKAGFGRFVLRNTESLCIIHPVEKALVVSKIRFAQELRSTNDLKLPDATVTKKELDMGLALIKQYTDDFNVSKFKDEYTEELLKIIKAKAKGKRPTIKKLKVAKTSSDDLYDQLMQSLNKKGA from the coding sequence ATGAGGTCGATATGGAAAGGCTCGATAGGCTTTGGGCTGGTAAATATTCCGGTAAAGTTATTTTCTGCCGTGCAAAGCAGCTCACTCGATCTGGATATGCTCGATGGCCGCGATCATGCCAAAATTCGTTTTTTGCGGGTGAATGAAAATACGCATAAAGAAGTGCCCTACGATAAAATTGTGCGTGCCTATAAGCTTAATGACGATTATGTGGTAATTGAGCAGCGCGACTTTGAAGACGCCAGTCCCGAGAAAACCAAACTCATCGAAATAGAAAGCTTTGTAGAGGCCAAGGATATTAACCCCATGTACTACGAAACATCGTACTACGCCGAACCCGATGCCAAAAATAGCAAGGCGTACAACCTGCTTTTCCAGGCACTCAAAAAAACCGGTAAAGCAGGTTTTGGCCGCTTTGTGCTGCGCAATACCGAAAGCCTGTGCATTATTCACCCGGTAGAAAAAGCTTTGGTGGTGAGTAAAATTCGTTTTGCGCAGGAATTGCGTAGCACCAATGACCTCAAACTGCCTGATGCTACTGTAACCAAAAAAGAGCTCGACATGGGCCTGGCGCTCATTAAACAGTATACCGATGATTTTAATGTATCGAAGTTTAAGGATGAGTATACCGAAGAACTGTTGAAAATCATTAAGGCTAAAGCCAAAGGCAAACGACCGACTATTAAGAAACTTAAGGTGGCCAAAACCAGCAGCGACGATCTGTACGATCAGTTAATGCAGAGCCTCAACAAGAAAGGAGCCTAA
- the prfA gene encoding peptide chain release factor 1 yields MLDKLELIRDRWQTVEGELSSPDAMADMKRFAQLSKEYKDLTVIVDQYKIYKNIMSNIEANKEILATEKDADFREMAKMELDELIVKREEKEEEIRLMLIPKDPEDAKHAIIEIRGGTGGDEAALFAGDLYRMYMRYCERRGWKTELVDFTEGTSGGYKEVVLNVLADDAYGTLKFESGVHRVQRVPDTETQGRVHTSAATVVVLPEVDEFDIDLQVSDIRKDLFCASGPGGQSVNTTYSAVRLTHLPTGIVAQCQDQKSQLKNYDKALQVLRSRVYEMELQKHLEETSKKRKTMVSTGDRSAKVRTYNYPQGRVTEHRIGLTIYNLPNVMNGDLQEIMESLQFAENAEKLKEGTVA; encoded by the coding sequence ATGTTAGATAAATTAGAATTGATACGTGACCGCTGGCAAACGGTGGAAGGCGAGCTAAGCAGCCCCGATGCCATGGCTGATATGAAGCGCTTTGCGCAGCTGAGCAAAGAATATAAGGATTTAACGGTTATTGTAGATCAGTACAAGATATACAAGAACATTATGAGCAACATTGAAGCTAATAAAGAAATTTTGGCTACCGAAAAGGATGCTGATTTTCGGGAGATGGCTAAAATGGAGCTGGATGAACTCATAGTTAAACGTGAAGAGAAGGAAGAGGAGATCAGGTTAATGTTGATCCCGAAAGATCCGGAAGATGCCAAACATGCTATTATTGAGATACGTGGCGGCACCGGTGGCGATGAAGCTGCTCTTTTTGCGGGTGATCTTTACCGCATGTATATGCGCTACTGTGAGCGCCGCGGCTGGAAAACTGAACTGGTAGACTTTACAGAGGGCACATCGGGCGGCTATAAAGAGGTTGTATTGAACGTACTGGCCGATGATGCTTATGGCACCCTTAAATTTGAATCGGGTGTGCACCGCGTGCAACGTGTACCCGATACCGAAACACAGGGCCGTGTACATACCTCGGCAGCTACCGTAGTGGTTTTACCTGAGGTTGATGAGTTTGATATTGATTTGCAGGTAAGCGATATCCGTAAGGATCTGTTCTGTGCGTCTGGTCCGGGTGGACAATCGGTAAACACCACCTACTCTGCCGTACGTTTAACCCACTTACCTACCGGCATTGTGGCTCAGTGCCAGGATCAAAAATCGCAGTTGAAGAACTACGACAAGGCATTGCAGGTACTCCGCTCGCGCGTTTACGAAATGGAATTGCAGAAACATTTGGAGGAAACTTCGAAAAAACGCAAGACCATGGTATCAACCGGCGACCGTTCGGCCAAGGTGCGCACCTACAATTACCCGCAAGGCCGTGTTACCGAACACCGCATTGGACTGACCATTTATAACCTCCCTAACGTCATGAACGGTGATTTACAGGAGATTATGGAATCGTTACAGTTTGCCGAAAATGCCGAAAAATTAAAAGAAGGCACGGTTGCATAA
- a CDS encoding site-specific integrase has protein sequence MKTTQRFSVLIWADKRKTDVAGLVPIYARITYLGKRAEISLKRRVHPAKWDCQTGFLKGTSPEARRINADINYTLDEIDKAFKFLKRKDEFITAEKIKLQYSGEEAERKMLLEVFDQHNADLAKLVGKDFVKATLTKYNTVRSRVSGFIKHKFQKDDVYLDQIDFAFVSGFEMYLKTECVIEHNTAMRYIKNLKKIINLAVNNKWLVHNPFNAFKCTYRKVNRDVLEWEEIELLALHEFKVKRLDEVRDTFLFCCFTGYAFIDVEKLTTQNIVSGKDKVLWIKTTRTKTEIEANVPLIPQAVEILDKYEDHPCRTVENRLLPVKSNQKMNAYLKEIADLAGINKNLTTHIARHTFATTVTLDNDVPLESVSKMLGHTKLTTTQIYAKTKDRKVNRDMTALKNRLKEQKGIVEGESL, from the coding sequence ATGAAAACAACCCAAAGATTCTCAGTTCTTATCTGGGCTGACAAACGAAAAACAGATGTTGCAGGACTGGTACCGATCTATGCAAGGATCACTTATTTAGGAAAACGTGCGGAAATTTCGCTTAAAAGAAGAGTGCATCCCGCTAAATGGGATTGCCAAACCGGATTTCTTAAAGGAACAAGCCCGGAAGCCAGGAGGATCAATGCTGATATTAATTATACACTGGATGAAATCGACAAGGCTTTTAAATTCTTAAAGCGCAAAGACGAATTTATTACTGCTGAAAAAATCAAGTTGCAATATTCCGGCGAAGAGGCAGAAAGAAAAATGTTGCTGGAAGTTTTCGATCAGCATAATGCAGACCTGGCAAAACTGGTGGGAAAAGACTTTGTAAAAGCCACTCTTACAAAGTACAATACAGTCAGAAGCCGCGTGTCAGGCTTTATAAAGCATAAATTCCAAAAAGATGATGTGTATCTCGACCAGATAGACTTCGCCTTTGTCTCGGGCTTTGAAATGTATTTGAAAACGGAGTGCGTAATTGAGCACAATACCGCTATGCGCTATATTAAAAACCTGAAAAAGATCATCAACCTGGCCGTAAATAACAAGTGGTTGGTTCATAACCCGTTTAATGCTTTTAAATGTACTTACCGGAAAGTTAACCGCGATGTTCTCGAATGGGAAGAAATTGAGTTACTGGCTTTGCACGAATTCAAAGTGAAGCGGCTTGACGAGGTAAGAGATACTTTTCTTTTTTGCTGCTTCACTGGGTATGCTTTTATTGATGTAGAAAAACTCACTACTCAAAACATTGTAAGTGGTAAAGACAAAGTCCTATGGATTAAGACGACCCGCACAAAAACTGAGATTGAAGCCAACGTCCCTCTTATTCCTCAGGCAGTTGAGATTTTAGATAAATATGAAGATCATCCTTGTCGCACTGTAGAGAATAGATTATTGCCTGTTAAGAGCAACCAAAAAATGAATGCCTATTTGAAAGAGATTGCAGACCTCGCTGGCATTAACAAGAACCTAACGACTCACATTGCAAGACACACTTTTGCAACTACGGTGACACTGGATAATGATGTACCGCTTGAGTCTGTCAGCAAAATGCTAGGACATACTAAGCTCACCACAACTCAGATCTATGCCAAAACTAAAGACAGGAAGGTAAACCGTGATATGACCGCATTAAAGAACCGGCTTAAAGAACAAAAAGGGATAGTGGAAGGAGAATCGTTATGA